GGCAGACGGCTGTCAACTGTGGGCCAATATCACTCATTGGGCGCTGGATGATCTGCAACTTAAACAAGGACAGCAGGTGTTTGCTCAAATTAAAGGGGTGAGTGTTACTCAGCGTGATATGGCGATAAAACCTATTTTACATAACGAGAGCGAACTTCATTCGGCCTAAGTAACCTTTTAAAAGCCTGCCATTTGCAGGCTTACTGTTCGAGTTTGATACCACTATCTATTCCGGTGGGCTTATTTCAGAGAAGGCGTTAAATAAGCTTCTGTTAATTAAGACTAGTGTTAAGCCAGTTATCAAACTGGCCTTTAGGCAGGGCGCCATTAACCATATCTACCCGCTGGCCGTTTTTAAATACCATGATGGTCGGTATGCTGCGGATCTGGTATTGGGCGGCCAGCTGTTGTTCAACTTCCGTATTCACTTTAACAAAGCGGGCGGCTCCTTTACGTTCCGCGGCGGTCTGCTCAAACACCGGGGAAAAGCCGACACACGGATTACACCAGGGGGCCCAGAAATCTATCACTACGGGCTGGTCACCGTTAAGTAGGGCCTGAATATTCTGGCTTGTCCCTTCAACCGGGGCACCGTCTAACAGTGAACTTTGACATTTTCCGCAGGTGGCAGAGTCAGACACTCTCTCTACAGGAACGCGGTTTAAACTATTGCAGGATGGGCATCGGGTAGTAAACTGGCTCATTTAAAACTTCCTTTCTATTGTTATATTTGTAGTTTTCTATTGCTATATCTGTTGCTTCTGATGGTTACAGCATTGGATAGATCAATCAAGATAAACTGGTTATATATTGTGACCTGTTGTTCTGTTGAGGGAAATTTCGCCACTTGTGAAGGTTTTTGCTCAGTATATGTCAATAGTTGAGCAATTAACTGAGCATTTATCAATCTGGACTTACCAGTAAGTTTATATATGCGTATAATCGATTGCATTAAAACTAAATCAAAAGAAAAGTAGTTGAGGATTTGGATGAGTAAGTATTTTGCAGAGATAACAGGATGGGGTAAATGTCTGCCACCGGCGACGTTAACCAATGATGATTTAAGTACCTTTATGGAAACGTCCGACGAATGGATCCGTTCCCGTACCGGTATAGGGGCGCGAAGAATCAGCCATGTAGATACGTCCGATCTCGCTACTGTAGCCGCGAAACGAGCCATCGCCTGTGCTGGTATTGAGGCTAAAGATCTCGATATCATTATTATTGCTACCTGTTCTCCGGACTCCCTTATTCCTAATATCGCGTCTAAAGTTCAGCAAAACTTAGGTGCTGGTAAAGCAGCCGCCTTTGATCTTAATGCTGCCTGTACCGGTTTTGTTTACGGCCTTGAAACGGCCACACGCCTGATTCAGGCTGGTAGTTATAAACACGCTTTGGTAGTAGGTGCCGAGCACTTATCCTTCTTTATCGACTGGGCTGCAAGAGATACTGCGGTACTGTTTGGCGATGGTGCTGGTGCTGCCGTCCTGAGCCGCACAGAGAATCAGGTTGGGCTCCAACAGGCTCAACTTGGTTGTGATTCTGACGGTCGTGACATACTGGCGGTGCCTAAATTTGGTACTTGTATGGAACGTTTTGCCGCGGACAACGGTTACTTTGATTTTAATTTCGAAGGGCGTGATATTTTTAAACGTGCAGTGAAAGGTATGGGGACCGCAGCGAAAACGGTACTGATGCGCGCCGGAATGGATGTTAAGGACATTGATATAATGATCCCGCATCAGGCCAATATCCGTATTATTCAGACACTGGCTGACTTGGCGGGCATTGGTGAAGAGAAAGCTTTTGTGAATATCGAAAAATACGGTAACACATCTGCCGCAACTGTGCCGATTGCTATTTGTGAAGCGGTAGAGCAGGGAAGAGTTAAACCGGGTGACAATATCCTGCTTGCGGCCTTTGGTGCAGGTTTGACCTGGGGAGCTGGCTTGCTGACATGGGGTGACCGCGTAACGCCGATTAACAGCAGCGATGCGGAACTGCCTGAATGTACTCAGACGGCATTAGAGCTTATCGAAGAGAACAAACAGCGTTGTCTGAACAAACCAAAAAAGTAATATACTGTTAAAATCAAACCCGCTTATTTAAGCGGGTTTTTTGATGCTTCTGTTTAGAGCCTTATATCACTGCCTTCGGCATTGGTATTATTTTGTCATTTATCTAAGTAGATCCTTTAAATCCAGCCCGGTTTTGCTGGCAGAAAAGTGGCTTAAGTTGGGCAGTATCCGGTGCAGCGCTTTATCATCAGCGCCAAACCATTTCGCTATGCTGGCATAGACTTGATCTATTGCTGTGGTCGGTATCAGAACACCGTCACCGATATCAAGTGGGTTGTCCTGCCCTAATGCTAATGAAGGGTATTGTCCGTAGATGCGGCCGCCGTTAACAGCAGTCCCCATCACCATGATATTTCCTCCCCAGCCGTGGTCTGTACCATTACCGTTTGAGGTTAAAGTGCGGCCAAAGTCAGAACCGGTAAAAGTGACTACCTTCTGATCGATTTCCAGCGTCTGCAATGCGGTCTGAAACTCAGACATTGCACGGCTGACGATACGCAACATGCGCTTATGGTTACTTAGTAGCTCATCGTGATGATCCCAGCCAATATAACGCAGAAAATAGGTCTGCTGTTTATGCCCTAACCGGTCAGCCGCTTTAATAGACTGAGCGACTTTAGCCAGTTGCTGAGACAAATCGGTATCAGAAAAACTACTCTCTAGTCTGACGTGCTCAACGGCGTTGCTGAAGACCTGATGTTGAGACTGGGCACTTCGGGTTGTGGACAGATAACTCTGCTTGAAGGGGTCATTAGGGTATTGCCACTTTAGTAACTGTTCGAAACTGTCCAGTATTACACTGTTTAACTGAGATTTATCCTCATTAACGATAAGTCCGACGCTGCCTTTCTGATTGATACTGTAAGGTGAAGAGAGTACGCCATTTTGCATAATATTATTGCCGGCCAGAGAGATGTTCATCGGGATCTGTGACAGTGCTTTATCGGGTTGCAGGGCATCGGCAAAATAGCCAAACCAGCCTCGGTTTATCCGTTCACCCGGCCGTGCGCTCTGCCAGTGTTTAAATTGATCTGAATGGGACATCAGGCCCAGAGGCAGGCGCGCGGAGCCTGCATGGAAACTCTGTTTGCTGACCGGTTCAATCAGGGGGCCGGTGTTGGCAACAAAAGCCAGTTTTTTATCGTGAAACAGTTGCTGCATTTCAGGCATTGAATCATGCAGGGCAAACGTACGCCCTTGAGCATCTTTGTAGCCATCGAGATTCAGCAACTGCTCCTTGGACAGAGCGAGATTACTACGACTTCGTTTGTACTGGCTGTAGTGTTTGTCTGAAACGGGCACCAGCATATTAAAGCTGTCATTCCCTCCGTCCAGCATAATAAACACTAGTGCTTTGCTCTGTTCTTTAACCGATATATGGGCTGCTTTTTCTGTTTTAGGGGCTGAAAAGACAGGAGCAGCTCCGCTAAGTAGCATGGAACCGGCGGCACTCTTTTTAATAAAGCTTCTTCTGGAGCAGTTATTAGTCGTCATGATCAAGCCTCCTGTACGGCAAATTCAGCTGAGATAGCAATAAGAAACGCAATGGTCTGAACGACCCATTCTGCATTGTCCTGATAGGGTTTGTAGGATTCTTTAATAAGAGGCTTTATTTCCAGAGAAGGCTTGCCGGTCAGTAACAGGGAGATCTCGTCAATTAACTCGTCGTGTCTGCTGGTCTGCTGCGCTTTTGGCAGATAGGGGGAGTAATCGAAGTTTAACTTATCCTGAATCTTATTTTGCAGCTGATCTACCCTTAGTTCGGCAACATTAAATATGCCCGGTTGGTGACTTATCTCAGTGCTGACCGCGGGCAGATAATGACCGAAGAACCAGTAATACATAAGGTTAACGTAAGCGATGGAAGTGGCTGAGTTATGTAACTCGAATTCCGGTGCAAGAAGCTTACTCTGCTCAATAGGCCCGTGAGGAGCAAAATCAGGCTTATAGAAGTTAAACACTGTGGGAGAGGAGAGAGGGTGCTGGCTAAGTTGATCCTGTATATCATCGCCAATCAACCAGTATTTTCCTGACGCATTTT
This is a stretch of genomic DNA from Vibrio sp. SCSIO 43137. It encodes these proteins:
- the trxC gene encoding thioredoxin TrxC; translated protein: MSQFTTRCPSCNSLNRVPVERVSDSATCGKCQSSLLDGAPVEGTSQNIQALLNGDQPVVIDFWAPWCNPCVGFSPVFEQTAAERKGAARFVKVNTEVEQQLAAQYQIRSIPTIMVFKNGQRVDMVNGALPKGQFDNWLNTSLN
- a CDS encoding ketoacyl-ACP synthase III gives rise to the protein MSKYFAEITGWGKCLPPATLTNDDLSTFMETSDEWIRSRTGIGARRISHVDTSDLATVAAKRAIACAGIEAKDLDIIIIATCSPDSLIPNIASKVQQNLGAGKAAAFDLNAACTGFVYGLETATRLIQAGSYKHALVVGAEHLSFFIDWAARDTAVLFGDGAGAAVLSRTENQVGLQQAQLGCDSDGRDILAVPKFGTCMERFAADNGYFDFNFEGRDIFKRAVKGMGTAAKTVLMRAGMDVKDIDIMIPHQANIRIIQTLADLAGIGEEKAFVNIEKYGNTSAATVPIAICEAVEQGRVKPGDNILLAAFGAGLTWGAGLLTWGDRVTPINSSDAELPECTQTALELIEENKQRCLNKPKK
- a CDS encoding DUF1501 domain-containing protein; its protein translation is MTTNNCSRRSFIKKSAAGSMLLSGAAPVFSAPKTEKAAHISVKEQSKALVFIMLDGGNDSFNMLVPVSDKHYSQYKRSRSNLALSKEQLLNLDGYKDAQGRTFALHDSMPEMQQLFHDKKLAFVANTGPLIEPVSKQSFHAGSARLPLGLMSHSDQFKHWQSARPGERINRGWFGYFADALQPDKALSQIPMNISLAGNNIMQNGVLSSPYSINQKGSVGLIVNEDKSQLNSVILDSFEQLLKWQYPNDPFKQSYLSTTRSAQSQHQVFSNAVEHVRLESSFSDTDLSQQLAKVAQSIKAADRLGHKQQTYFLRYIGWDHHDELLSNHKRMLRIVSRAMSEFQTALQTLEIDQKVVTFTGSDFGRTLTSNGNGTDHGWGGNIMVMGTAVNGGRIYGQYPSLALGQDNPLDIGDGVLIPTTAIDQVYASIAKWFGADDKALHRILPNLSHFSASKTGLDLKDLLR